The Sphingobium amiense nucleotide sequence CAACGCCCGCCAGCTCGCCGCCTTCCGGGAATTTCTGCGCGGCCAAGGCGAGCGTCTCGACATGACCCTGCTGGATCCGGATTTCGCGGAGGACGACTATCTCTCCTATCGGTTCGAGGCGCGTGTCTGCCCGCTGGCGCTCGCCAGCATCGCACGCATCTTCGACTATCAGACCGATGTCATCACGGTGCTGGATGAGGCCCAGTTTCGCGGCCGCCGGGTCAGCGTCTATCGCGAGGGCGACACTGGCCCGATCACCCTGTCGGTCGGGCTGACCTCCGATCTCGGCCTCGAACTCGATCTGGCCTATCAGAATGCGTTCGCGCTGCTCGAAGGGCTTGGACTGCGACCGGAGAGCGTCGGCGAAATCCCGGTCGACAATGTCCGTGCCCGCCTCGCTGATCCCGCGATCCGGCGCAGCGTCGAAGCGCAGGGTGCAGCCCCATACCTGTCCCGGCTCGACCGCCTGATCGCGACCGGAGATCTTGACGACAGTTCCCGTCTGGAATGGGCATAGCCTCCGCCCGGACCAGACGTCGCGAAGGGGCGCGTCGCCGCGCGCGGCGCGCCCCGCAATGCCGCTGCGAGCCTATGCCGCGACCGGCGTTCGCGGTGTCAGCAGGGTATCGATCGCGCGCTGCAATTGGTCGGCGGCATCGACATCGTTTGTCGCCGCCAGATACTCTTTGGCCTGCCGCATCAATGCCAGCGCAAGCGCCCGTGTTACCGTCGGGTCCGTCTCCGAGAGGTCCATATCGCTACCTCGAGCGCGGTCCATCCTCGCGAGCTTCCGGGCCGTCGCTCCTCCCCGGAGAGCTCCCGCGCCGTGCGCGGGAGCCGGGGCTGGTAACACGTCGAGACATGCGCCTACGCTTTTAGTGCCAAGGCACCTGGACATGTGCGCAGGCACCCCGGCGTGAGATCACACCGAGCTGCCTTTCTCGACGGGATTACCAGTCCCGGCGCCGCAGCCTTCGCAGCGCAATCCGGCGCCTAACACAGACCTCCTGTGACACCAAGGCGAAGTCGTTTCGGCCCTGTCCAGCACCCTCCCGGATCAGTGGATTGTCCATCCGCTCCGCCCGCTGGCCGAGATCGGTGAAGGGTCCGTGCACGCCGTTCTCATAATTCGCAAAAGCCATGATGGGGCGGCGTTTCATCGTGACGACACCGGCTCGCTCGCGTGCCGCACGGACCCGTCGGTCCGCGCGCCGCTACGCCTTGCCGGAGGCGCTTCCCCGAGAGGAAAAATCTCTCACAGTCTTCCCATTCTGTCGGGCGGACGAGACCGTCTCAAGCCCGGCGGGGCCCCACCATTTTCTTCGGCGGATCGGGCGCTGCGCATCAATCTCGAACGACGGTGGCCGCCGAAGAAAATCGTGACCCCCACCGCCGCTTTGCGGTCGCCGGCAAGCCGGCGAGGCCTGACACGGTCCCGCCCGCCCGACGCCATTCCCCTGTCATTCAAGACGACAGGAGACGAACATGCAGACGATCACGAACATCGCCGCCGCCGATCAGCACGCCGCCTACTTCGCCGCCGTCGCCAATGCCGAGCGCCGCGCGATGCACAGCTACTTCGACCAGCATGTGGTCGAGCACGATGAGCTGGGGTTCCTCGCCATTGACGAGGGCGACTACGGCGCGCTCGGACAGGCGATGATCGACCGGATCGTCTACACCGCGCCGGGCGGCATCATCGACGAATTCTGAACGATAGGGGAGGGGCTGCGGCCTCTCCCCTTTTTTTGCTGGGAGAGGAACGGTCACGGGGGGCATCGAGCCCCCCATGACCGTGCCGCGGCGTTGCCGCGGCGGGGGATGATTCAGGCCTTGAGCCGCTTTTCGACTTCCTCGAAACCCAGTGTCTTGATGCGGGCCGTCAGATCGGCGAGCCGCTTAGGTTCAAGCTTCAGCAGTCCGGATTTCTCGATCGTCGCGATCGCCTGCTCGCGCTCTTTCTCTTCGAGCTTCCTGCGCCGCTCTTCCAGCCGGCGCTGATCCTCTTCGAGAGCCTGTCTCTCCTGTTCCAGTGTCTTTGCCATAGGTGCCTCTTGTGAAGGCTAATCGGGCTATGAACTGGCTGAACATAGCGCTGGTTGGTGAGGGCAGGAAGAAGAAGATTCATGGGGCTGGGCGCATCGGGCCTGCGCCCGACGACGGCTCTATTCGCTAGGGCTCCCGATGCCCTTCAGGCAACGAGAGCCCAACCTCACGGAGCCAAGGCATGCGCCTTGTCTCCGCCCTTCGGGTCACGATCCTCGCCTTTCCAACGCGGCCCTTTGGCCGACGTTGATGCTGCGCATCGGGGCTTTTCGCGCCCTGATCGGATCGGTGACACCGGCCTCGCGCGTTCCGCCTCACGGCGGCGCGTACCTCGCCGGTCCCGGCAACCGGCTCCTCTCCGACGACATCGTAACAGGCCCAGGGACAGGGGATCGGGCTCTTGGGATTAGCACACCCTACGCACCTGAAGGTGCATGAGTTCCGTTGTTTCACAACGGGTTAGCGCGGAAGGAAAGGAGACTACGTTGTAGTACGAGCTGGTGGGCGGGCAAAAACGGCGGAAATCAGCCATTCGCGCGTAGTCTGTGAGACTACGGCCTGCTGGTCCATGACGATCAACTTGCCGGAACCGGGTCGCTCGGCTATAAATAGAGCCATTCTTCAGTCCCCACCAGCCTCCCTGCTAGGAGGTTGGTCTTGGCTACCAGTTACCGGCATTACAACGTCCGCCTGGAGCGCGCCCAATGGGACCGCCTCAGCGTGATCGCCGCCGAACAGAAATTGAGCGTCGCCGACGTCATCCGGTCGGCCCTCAATGTCTTCCTTTCATCCTCCGACGTGCTGACCGCGAGCCAGCGCCGCCTGGCCCGGATCAGCGAGTTCCAGCAGCTCGTGCTCGACGTCATTCTGCGCGAGCAATATCCTGAGCTTCGCGACCGCCTCGTTGCCGAAACCGACAAGCGCCTGGTGCAATATCATGGCGCGTGAGGACATCCGCTCGAACGGGAAAAACATCCCGCTGACCCACCACTCTGCGCGCGGCCGCGTGCAGCGAAACTCGGGCAATTTCACCCGCGGCTCACAGCTTCTCACCCACGAGATGCTGATGTGGTTTTCGGGCGCGCGGCTGCCCATCATGGTCTGGTTCTTCGCCTTCCTCGCGGCCTGGTTCGTCATCCTCTCGATCCGCCTCGACGAGCACGGATTCCAGCTCGTCTGCATGAAGATCTATTCGGCGCTCTGGAACTGGGTCGACCTCAATCCCAACAAGCGCGTCAACGTCACCCTGCCCAATGGCGAGATCTACAAAACGGTCATGCCCGTGGTGCCCTATATCCCGGCCGTGCAGCAGGCCTGGGAGACCACCATCCGGGCGCTGATCGGCTCGATCCTCGTCTCGGTTTTCGTGGTCGCGCCACTCACCATCTGGTTCGTCGACATCTCGCGCAGGCGTGGGCGTTCGATCCTTCAGGAACGCCATGAGCGCGGCGCCATGCTGGTCGATCGCGCCGTGCTGGTCTCCGAAATCGCGCAGCACAATGCGGAAAAATTCGCGGAGGACGCGCGCGAGTTCTTCCCCGGCCGCTCGTCCGCCGCCGTGCTCAAATTGCCGTTCGCGACACGGAAGGCGGGCGGCATCCACCATCCCTATACGCTCGCCGGCATCCCCTATCCGCACCGCCTCGAGCAGTCCCATTCCATGCTGATCGGCACCACCGGCGCGGGCAAGACCACCGAGCTCAGGAGTCTGGTCAGCCAGATGCGCCAGCGCCAGGACAGCGCCGTGATCTTCGATCTCACCGGCGCCTATGTCGAAGCCTTCTACGATCCCATGCGCGACACGATCCTGAACCCGATGGACCAGCGCTGCCCGGCCTGGTCGATCTTCAACGACTGCTCGACCTACAGCCATTTCACGTCGGCCGCCGCGGCGCTCATTCCCTCCGATGGCGGCTCGTCCGAGCCCTTCTGGGCGCTCGCGGCCCGCACCCTGTTCATCGAGATGTGCGTCCGGCTTCAGGAGCGCGGCCAGACCACCAACCTGGCGCTCGCCGAGAACCTGATGACCGCCGATTTGAAGCGGGTGCATCGCTTCCTCGCGAACACCATCGCCGACCCGCTGACCGCCCCGGAAGCGGCCCGCATGGCGGAATCGATCCGCGCCGTCTTCAACACCAATGCGCAGGTCCTGCGTTTCCTGCCCGACGAAGGAGAGCCGTTCTCGATCCGGCACTGGATGACCACCGAGCGCGCGCCCGGATCGATCCTGTTCGTCACCTCCGACTACGACGATCTGGAGATGAACCGGCCGCTGCTGACGCTCTGGATGAACATCGCCATCACCAGCCTCATGACGCTGCCGCGCACGCGCAGCTTGCGGACCTGGTTCATGTTCGATGAGGTCGGCGCGCTGCACCGCCTGCCTGCGATCGAGAAGGGCCTGCAGACCGCGCGGAACTTCGGCGGCGCAATGATCCTGGGGCTCCACAGCTTCCAGAAGCTCGTCGAGGTCTATGGCGAGGAAGGCGCGCGAAATCTCGCCTCGCTCGCCCGCTCCAAGCTCATCCTCGCGACCAGCGAGTTCAAGACCGCCGAGGAGTGCTCGCAGTACATCGGCAACCGCGAAGTGCGGCAGATGGATGAGGCCTATAGCTACGGCTACAACAACAATCGCGACGCCTCGACCCTGACTCCGCGCAAGCAGGTCGAGCCCCTCGTGATCCCCGACGACATCACCAACCTGCCCTCGATGCACGGGTTCGTGAAATTCCCCGACGGTTTCCCGGCCGCGCGCATCCTTCTCG carries:
- a CDS encoding type IV secretion system DNA-binding domain-containing protein; its protein translation is MAREDIRSNGKNIPLTHHSARGRVQRNSGNFTRGSQLLTHEMLMWFSGARLPIMVWFFAFLAAWFVILSIRLDEHGFQLVCMKIYSALWNWVDLNPNKRVNVTLPNGEIYKTVMPVVPYIPAVQQAWETTIRALIGSILVSVFVVAPLTIWFVDISRRRGRSILQERHERGAMLVDRAVLVSEIAQHNAEKFAEDAREFFPGRSSAAVLKLPFATRKAGGIHHPYTLAGIPYPHRLEQSHSMLIGTTGAGKTTELRSLVSQMRQRQDSAVIFDLTGAYVEAFYDPMRDTILNPMDQRCPAWSIFNDCSTYSHFTSAAAALIPSDGGSSEPFWALAARTLFIEMCVRLQERGQTTNLALAENLMTADLKRVHRFLANTIADPLTAPEAARMAESIRAVFNTNAQVLRFLPDEGEPFSIRHWMTTERAPGSILFVTSDYDDLEMNRPLLTLWMNIAITSLMTLPRTRSLRTWFMFDEVGALHRLPAIEKGLQTARNFGGAMILGLHSFQKLVEVYGEEGARNLASLARSKLILATSEFKTAEECSQYIGNREVRQMDEAYSYGYNNNRDASTLTPRKQVEPLVIPDDITNLPSMHGFVKFPDGFPAARILLEWKNYPIVAPGFLKRPVMQPVRSKRGEEIFDEEGGEAGGRDGAVQIVDEVVEPTNLAKEMAARILQSPSEDQAAETHRTAPRSDDRPVPPQAKGAGGGKEDGARGRDAQQETGQRPADDRRGPSPQAPQVEDQTLIELRQGFAAGRDQDDLDMGI